The Helianthus annuus cultivar XRQ/B chromosome 16, HanXRQr2.0-SUNRISE, whole genome shotgun sequence genome includes a window with the following:
- the LOC110928837 gene encoding protein SOB FIVE-LIKE 6 — translation MEQVFGSESSSGCESGWTLYLEHSQKSHKNEDDFVCKNASFSYEVDEEQEEEEDMSMVSDASSGPQHFPEQEDECFKFNNGGAYTNGKTRKNLNIPKESQQKPSFLDDTASSPFFNFSNNNLTVPTNKASSNDIIDYSQGYSTTYFKEESAFEDHLGFFHPISGAQLQQNQWLEDKRWA, via the exons atggAACAAGTTTTTGGTTCAGAAAGCAGCAGTGGATGTGAATCTGGGTGGACTCTGTACTTGGAACATTCTCAAAAAAGCCACAAGAATGAAGATGATTTCGTTTGTAAAAACGCTTCATTTTCATATGAAGTTGATgaagaacaagaagaagaagaagacatgTCAATGGTCTCAGATGCATCCTCTGGGCCACAACATTTTCCAGAACAAGAAGATGAATGCTTCAAATTCAACAATGGCGGTGCTTACACAAACGGGAAAACGCGAAAGAATTTGAATATTCCTAAAGAATCACAACAGAAACCTTCTTTTCTGGATGATACCGCCAGTTCCCCCTTCTTCAACTTCTCAAAT AACAATCTAACAGTGCCCACCAACAAAGCTAGTTCAAATGATATTATAGACTACTCGCAGGGCTACTCCACAACCTACTTTAAG GAAGAATCTGCATTTGAAGACCACTTGGGCTTTTTCCACCCTATCTCTGGTGCTCAGCTTCAACAAAACCA ATGGTTAGAAGACAAGAGGTGGGCTTGA